A single genomic interval of Lathyrus oleraceus cultivar Zhongwan6 chromosome 7, CAAS_Psat_ZW6_1.0, whole genome shotgun sequence harbors:
- the LOC127101163 gene encoding double-stranded RNA-binding protein 2, with protein MYKNQLQELAQRSCFNLPSYTCIREGPDHAPRFKATVNFNGEIFESPQYCSTLRQAEHSAAEVALGSLSHRGPSHSLAAKILDETGVYKNLLQEIAQRVGAPLPQYTTFRSGLGHLPVFTGTVELAGITFTGEHAKNKKQAEKNAAMAAWSSLKQLAKETASSSTEPENNDELEQITIARALLNYRLKEKMAMSNPNALIPFPKKFQFQNPRPTSPQPRPATSKILPLICQKTAHRSRHPAMASSSSDHNSNMSPLFSAPENRWMRRPKFPAAGAAPYVPIRHMRSPCQGIAPPVTIRTAIPVFSPPPAAVSPQVMPLPPVRVAAPINIRQAVPAYAAPQVRKDEPAPISKDDLARALCATPPLRVDEPVPSVKVDPAPAENATPPVQVDEPLPISKVDPAPPLQVDESVPISKDVSAPAVHKDESVLISKDDPASTSSADKTDTKTENIPAESEAMQRLEQLKI; from the exons ATGTACAAGAACCAGCTTCAAGAGCTGGCACAAAGAAGCTGCTTCAACCTTCCTTCCTACACGTGCATTCGGGAAGGTCCCGATCACGCGCCGCGGTTTAAAGCCACCGTTAACTTTAACGGCGAGATCTTCGAGAGTCCTCAGTATTGCTCCACGCTCCGTCAAGCGGAACACTCTGCTGCTGAGGTGGCGCTCGGCTCTCTCTCACACCGTGGTCCTTCTCATTCTCTCGCCGCGAAAATCCTT GATGAAACGGGAGTGTACAAGAATCTGTTACAGGAAATTGCGCAACGGGTAGGTGCACCTTTGCCGCAATACACGACTTTCAGGTCAGGTTTAGGGCATCTACCTGTTTTTACCGGGACAGTAGAGTTAGCTGGAATTACATTTACCGGTGAACATGCGAAGAATAAGAAACAAGCAGAGAAAAATGCAGCTATGGCTGCTTGGTCGTCTCTAAAGCAAT TGGCGAAAGAAACTGCAAGCTCCTCAACTGAACCGGAGAACAACGATGAACTAGAACAAATCACGATAGCACGGGCCTTACTAAACTACCGTCTGAAGGAAAAGATGGCAATGTCCAATCCAAATGCTCTGATTCCATTTCCAAAGAAGTTCCAGTTTCAAAATCCCAGACCGACCAGTCCTCAACCTCGACCAGCGACATCGAAGATACTTCCCTTAATTTGCCAAAAGACAGCACATCGAAGCAGGCACCCTGCAATGGCATCGTCCAGCAGTGATCATAATTCCAATATGTCACCACTTTTTTCTGCACCAGAAAATCGATGGATGCGTCGCCCAAAATTCCCTGCAGCAGGAGCAGCACCATATGTTCCGATTCGACATATGCGATCACCTTGCCAGGGAATTGCACCACCAGTTACCATAAGGACTGCAATACCTGTATTCTCCCCGCCACCAGCCGCAGTGTCTCCTCAAGTAATGCCGCTTCCTCCTGTACGAGTTGCTGCTCCGATCAATATTCGACAAGCAGTTCCAGCATATGCCGCTCCACAAGTTCGAAAAGACGAACCTGCTCCCATCAGCAAAGACGATCTAGCGCGAGCACTATGTGCCACTCCACCACTTCGAGTAGATGAACCTGTTCCCAGCGTCAAAGTTGATCCAGCACCGGCAGAAAATGCTACTCCACCAGTTCAAGTAGATGAACCTCTTCCCATCAGCAAAGTCGACCCTGCTCCACCACTTCAAGTAGATGAATCAGTTCCCATCAGCAAAGATGTGTCAGCACCAGCTGTTCATAAAGATGAATCTGTTCTCATCAGCAAAGATGATCCAGCGTCAACTAGTAGTGCAGATAAAACTGACACCAAAACTGAGAATATTCCAGCAGAATCTGAGGCAATGCAGAGATTGGAGCAGCTGAAAATTTGA